In Frondihabitans sp. PAMC 28766, a genomic segment contains:
- a CDS encoding cell division protein CrgA: protein MAKDKKTSAASAAAVRPDTGSSNTGPNPVWFKPVMFGFMLLGLVWIIVYYLSASTYPVPSLHAWNILVGFGIMFVGFLMTTRWR, encoded by the coding sequence ATGGCCAAAGACAAGAAGACCAGCGCGGCGTCCGCGGCCGCGGTACGACCAGACACCGGATCGTCGAACACGGGCCCCAACCCCGTGTGGTTCAAGCCGGTGATGTTCGGCTTCATGCTGCTCGGGCTCGTGTGGATCATCGTCTACTACCTGAGCGCGAGCACCTACCCGGTGCCCTCCCTCCATGCCTGGAACATCCTGGTCGGCTTCGGCATCATGTTCGTCGGCTTCTTGATGACCACACGCTGGCGTTGA
- a CDS encoding class E sortase: MTDEPADTESPARVRPRRRRRVSVVGVLGESLITAGVLVLLFIAWQQWFNNIIVSGNLRSQASSLQQQFQKKADSSPTPVPTGATPTTPPVTPAATGTNQFGVLYVPRFGADYKVPIAAGTTTVGTLDKGDAGHYDSTQMPGAIGNFAIAGHRTTHGAPFGSIAQLRVGDHIYVQTAQGYYTYTFRNLQYVKPTQVQVLQQVPDAPVVNTASKDRLITMTSCNPKFSAAERIIAYGVFTSWQPLSAGPPAEITSAVGKA; the protein is encoded by the coding sequence ATGACCGACGAGCCCGCCGACACCGAGTCGCCCGCGCGAGTGCGACCGAGGCGCCGACGCCGAGTGTCCGTCGTCGGTGTGCTGGGCGAGAGCCTCATCACGGCCGGCGTGCTGGTGCTGCTGTTCATCGCCTGGCAGCAGTGGTTCAACAACATCATCGTCTCGGGCAACCTGCGCAGCCAGGCGTCGAGTCTCCAGCAGCAGTTCCAGAAGAAGGCCGACTCGAGCCCCACCCCGGTTCCCACCGGCGCGACGCCGACGACCCCGCCCGTCACCCCGGCAGCCACCGGCACCAACCAGTTCGGCGTGCTGTACGTGCCGCGGTTCGGCGCCGACTACAAGGTGCCGATCGCCGCGGGCACCACGACGGTCGGCACGCTCGACAAGGGTGACGCGGGTCACTACGACAGCACGCAGATGCCCGGTGCGATCGGCAACTTCGCCATTGCCGGGCACCGGACGACGCACGGCGCCCCGTTCGGCTCGATCGCGCAGCTGCGGGTGGGCGACCACATCTACGTGCAGACGGCGCAGGGGTACTACACGTACACCTTCCGCAATCTGCAGTACGTCAAGCCCACTCAGGTGCAGGTGCTGCAGCAGGTTCCGGATGCGCCCGTGGTCAACACGGCGTCCAAAGACCGTCTGATCACCATGACGAGCTGCAACCCGAAGTTCAGTGCTGCCGAGCGCATCATCGCCTACGGCGTCTTCACGTCGTGGCAGCCCCTCTCTGCCGGGCCGCCGGCCGAGATCACCTCCGCCGTCGGGAAGGCCTGA
- a CDS encoding DUF4175 domain-containing protein, with translation MYGALWRVLPGPWWLRVLILLVVAAAILFALITWVFPVVDSLVEPNVTVGSG, from the coding sequence ATGTACGGAGCACTCTGGCGCGTTCTGCCCGGCCCGTGGTGGCTGCGCGTGCTGATCCTGCTCGTGGTCGCCGCCGCCATCCTGTTCGCCCTCATCACCTGGGTCTTCCCCGTCGTCGACTCGCTCGTCGAGCCGAACGTCACCGTGGGCTCCGGCTGA
- a CDS encoding aminodeoxychorismate/anthranilate synthase component II: protein MTRILVIDNYDSFVYTLNGYLQQLGAETDVVRNDAFPGAEASGRIADYDGVLLSPGPGTPAAAGVSIDVVHAAVESGTPLLGVCLGHQAIAEALGATVTHAEELMHGKTSKVTHDGSAFYENVPQPFVATRYHSLAVVNDTVPDALEVTSRTEGGVIMGLRHRDAEVYGVQFHPESVLTEGGYSMIGNWLGVAGLPGAAEIAKGLSPLVNLG from the coding sequence GTGACCCGCATCCTCGTCATCGACAACTACGACAGCTTCGTCTACACGCTGAACGGCTACCTGCAGCAGCTGGGCGCCGAGACCGACGTCGTGCGCAACGACGCCTTCCCCGGTGCCGAGGCGTCCGGCAGGATCGCCGACTACGACGGCGTCCTGCTGTCTCCGGGCCCCGGCACGCCTGCGGCCGCCGGCGTCTCGATCGATGTCGTGCACGCCGCCGTCGAGAGCGGCACGCCACTGCTCGGGGTCTGCCTCGGCCACCAGGCCATCGCCGAGGCCCTGGGCGCGACGGTCACGCACGCCGAAGAGCTGATGCACGGCAAGACGTCGAAGGTGACTCACGACGGCAGCGCCTTCTACGAGAACGTGCCGCAGCCGTTCGTCGCGACGCGCTATCACTCGCTCGCCGTGGTGAACGACACCGTGCCCGACGCCCTCGAGGTCACCTCGCGCACCGAGGGCGGCGTCATCATGGGTCTGCGGCATCGCGATGCCGAGGTCTACGGCGTGCAGTTCCACCCCGAGTCGGTGCTGACCGAGGGCGGCTACAGCATGATCGGCAACTGGCTCGGCGTGGCCGGGCTGCCGGGCGCGGCCGAGATCGCCAAGGGGCTCAGCCCGCTCGTCAACCTCGGCTGA
- the pknB gene encoding Stk1 family PASTA domain-containing Ser/Thr kinase: MTEGISLLANRYQIGRLIGHGGMANVYLGTDSRLGRQVAIKLMKSQLATDPSFRSRFRQEAQAAARMAHPTIVRVFDAGEETTRDALGNTVLVPYIVMEYVEGRMLKDIIAEGPVRPKEAVRITEGILTALEYSHRAGVVHRDIKPGNVMLTQTGQVKVMDFGIARAVSDSAATVAQTTAILGTAQYFSPEQARGETVDARSDLYSTGVVLFEMLTGRPPFRGDSPVAVAYQHVSEPPVPPGALNPAVSPALDAVTLHALAKNRLDRFQSAHEFRADVVDAGAGQLPARKIQAPAPVSTTTTMFGVSPLAASGSEAALKELDSTDANRPARTQTRPPVAWLWMGIVLIAIIVVAVVIWVVRLSPITLPNNDSISVPNLSSETYAQGSAKLDKLKLTPDRVDESSTSVASGKIIKTTPDPGTTVTVGETIEVYVSTGPQTVSLPDVSGQSVNGAWSQLTALGLKKGSETQQDSPTDSAGTVISTSPAANSKVAPGSTVDVIVASGTVAVPDVTQQTLTQATATLTGLGLVVTPQADYACTGQLVTQQSLPPGEQPQQSPITLTYCAGS, from the coding sequence GTGACTGAGGGGATCAGCCTCCTTGCCAACCGGTATCAGATCGGACGACTGATCGGGCACGGTGGCATGGCCAACGTGTACCTCGGCACCGACTCGCGCCTCGGTCGCCAGGTGGCCATCAAGCTGATGAAGTCGCAGCTCGCCACCGACCCGTCCTTCCGCAGCCGCTTCCGGCAGGAGGCCCAGGCCGCGGCTCGCATGGCGCACCCGACGATCGTCCGCGTGTTCGACGCCGGCGAGGAGACCACCCGCGACGCCCTCGGCAACACCGTCCTCGTGCCGTACATCGTCATGGAGTACGTCGAGGGCCGCATGCTCAAAGACATCATCGCCGAGGGCCCTGTCCGGCCCAAAGAGGCGGTGCGCATCACCGAGGGCATCCTGACGGCGCTCGAATACAGCCACCGAGCCGGCGTCGTACACCGCGACATCAAGCCGGGCAACGTGATGCTCACTCAGACCGGCCAGGTCAAGGTGATGGACTTCGGCATCGCCCGGGCCGTCTCCGACTCGGCGGCAACGGTGGCCCAGACCACGGCCATTCTCGGCACCGCCCAATACTTCAGCCCCGAGCAGGCTCGAGGCGAGACCGTCGACGCCCGCAGCGACCTCTACTCGACCGGCGTCGTGCTCTTCGAGATGCTGACCGGGCGCCCACCCTTCCGCGGCGATTCGCCCGTTGCGGTGGCCTACCAGCACGTCAGCGAGCCGCCGGTGCCGCCGGGCGCCCTGAATCCTGCCGTCTCACCGGCTCTCGACGCGGTCACCCTGCACGCCCTCGCGAAGAACCGCCTCGATCGCTTCCAGAGCGCCCACGAGTTCCGCGCCGACGTCGTCGACGCCGGGGCCGGCCAGCTGCCCGCTCGCAAGATCCAGGCGCCTGCGCCCGTCAGCACCACGACCACGATGTTCGGTGTCAGCCCGCTGGCCGCGTCGGGGTCGGAGGCGGCGCTCAAAGAGCTCGACAGCACCGATGCCAACCGGCCCGCGCGCACGCAGACGAGACCGCCGGTCGCGTGGCTGTGGATGGGCATCGTGCTGATCGCCATCATCGTCGTGGCCGTCGTCATCTGGGTGGTGCGGCTGTCGCCGATCACGCTGCCCAACAACGACTCGATCTCGGTGCCGAACCTCTCGTCCGAGACGTATGCGCAGGGCTCCGCCAAGCTCGACAAGTTGAAGCTCACGCCCGACCGCGTCGACGAGTCGAGCACCTCGGTCGCCAGCGGCAAGATCATCAAGACCACGCCCGATCCCGGCACCACCGTCACCGTCGGCGAGACCATCGAGGTCTACGTGTCGACCGGGCCGCAGACGGTCTCACTGCCCGACGTGTCCGGGCAGTCGGTGAACGGTGCCTGGTCGCAGCTCACCGCCCTCGGCCTCAAGAAGGGCTCGGAGACCCAGCAGGACAGCCCGACCGACAGCGCCGGCACAGTCATCTCGACGTCGCCCGCGGCCAACAGCAAGGTCGCTCCCGGCAGCACAGTCGACGTCATCGTCGCGAGCGGCACCGTCGCCGTGCCCGACGTCACGCAGCAGACGCTCACGCAAGCGACCGCCACCCTGACCGGGCTCGGCCTCGTCGTCACGCCGCAAGCCGACTACGCCTGCACGGGCCAGCTCGTCACCCAGCAGTCCCTGCCGCCGGGCGAGCAGCCGCAGCAGTCGCCGATCACGCTGACCTACTGCGCGGGCAGCTAG
- a CDS encoding serine/threonine-protein kinase, which yields MRPFSGLTFGGRYELSSRVAIGGMGEVWQATDLVIGRTVAIKILKDEYLGDPGFLERFRAEARHAALVNHEGIANVFDYGEEEGSAFLVMELVPGEALSTILERDRVLPTDKVLDIVAQTASALQAAHAAGLVHRDIKPGNLLITPDGRVKITDFGIARIADQVPLTATGQVMGTVQYLSPEQASGHPASPSTDIYSLGIVAYEALAGRRPFTGESQVAIAMAQINETPPDLPSTIPEPVRKLVYSCIAKKPAERPASAAALAQAARALRRGDVAAATAAVPFIGVGGDGDAATQVYPAQDSTTRLMPAPGAAPTAATLGLGAATSQLPATTGVDEDEPTKKKRSPWFWPIIVLIAIVVVGGIIAAIAYANHGTSTPAATKTASAPKTPKPSVTPSETPTAEAAINPSDYEGKTYAVASAALQQLGYGTQMGSNPKTAPTPAQVGLVYDVDPQGNVATGTLINLYVYVAAPTAATPGKPSISPTTIPADGTTTATVTLPAYTCPVGYSETAITYTITGGTDTSGKTTNSIGVNATTVDVQSSSPGQVTFKYTVSCGSSVTSPDSPLVSIPVTAVSTPVPTPTDTGQPGTP from the coding sequence ATGAGGCCATTCAGCGGGCTCACCTTCGGTGGTCGATACGAACTCTCGTCGCGCGTCGCGATCGGCGGCATGGGCGAGGTCTGGCAGGCGACAGACCTGGTCATCGGCCGAACCGTCGCGATCAAGATCCTGAAAGACGAATACCTGGGCGACCCGGGCTTCTTGGAGCGTTTCCGCGCCGAGGCCCGTCACGCAGCCCTCGTCAACCACGAAGGCATCGCCAACGTGTTCGACTACGGCGAAGAAGAGGGCAGCGCCTTCCTCGTGATGGAGCTCGTGCCCGGCGAGGCGCTCTCCACCATCCTCGAGCGCGATCGCGTGCTGCCCACCGACAAGGTGCTCGACATCGTCGCGCAGACGGCGTCGGCCCTCCAGGCCGCGCACGCCGCCGGCCTCGTGCACCGCGACATCAAGCCAGGCAACCTGCTGATCACGCCCGACGGCCGCGTCAAGATCACCGACTTCGGCATCGCCAGGATCGCCGACCAGGTTCCGCTCACGGCCACGGGCCAGGTCATGGGCACCGTGCAGTACCTCTCGCCCGAGCAAGCATCCGGGCATCCTGCCTCGCCGTCGACCGACATCTACTCGCTCGGCATCGTCGCCTACGAGGCCCTCGCCGGCCGCCGGCCGTTCACGGGCGAGTCGCAGGTCGCGATCGCGATGGCGCAGATCAACGAGACGCCGCCCGACCTGCCCTCGACGATCCCCGAGCCCGTTCGCAAGCTCGTCTACTCGTGCATCGCCAAGAAGCCCGCCGAGCGCCCCGCGTCGGCGGCTGCCCTCGCTCAGGCCGCGCGCGCTCTGCGCCGTGGCGACGTGGCTGCCGCGACCGCAGCCGTGCCGTTCATCGGCGTCGGCGGTGACGGCGACGCAGCCACGCAGGTCTACCCGGCGCAGGATTCGACGACTCGTCTCATGCCCGCACCCGGCGCAGCCCCCACGGCCGCCACCCTCGGGCTCGGCGCTGCCACGTCGCAGCTGCCGGCGACGACCGGGGTCGACGAGGACGAGCCGACCAAGAAGAAGCGCAGCCCCTGGTTCTGGCCGATCATCGTGCTGATCGCCATCGTGGTCGTCGGCGGCATCATCGCGGCGATCGCCTATGCGAACCACGGCACGTCGACGCCGGCCGCCACGAAGACGGCCTCGGCGCCCAAGACACCGAAGCCCTCGGTCACGCCCTCGGAGACCCCGACGGCGGAGGCGGCCATCAATCCCTCCGACTACGAGGGCAAGACGTACGCCGTGGCGAGCGCCGCACTCCAGCAGCTGGGCTACGGCACTCAGATGGGCTCGAACCCGAAGACCGCGCCCACGCCGGCTCAGGTGGGCCTCGTGTACGACGTCGACCCGCAGGGAAACGTCGCAACGGGCACGCTGATCAACCTCTACGTCTACGTCGCTGCGCCGACGGCGGCGACGCCGGGCAAGCCGAGCATCTCGCCGACGACGATTCCCGCCGACGGCACGACGACCGCAACCGTCACGCTCCCGGCGTACACGTGCCCCGTGGGCTACTCCGAGACGGCGATCACCTACACGATCACCGGCGGCACCGACACGTCCGGCAAGACGACGAACTCGATCGGCGTCAACGCGACGACCGTCGATGTCCAGTCGTCAAGCCCGGGCCAAGTCACGTTCAAGTACACGGTGAGCTGCGGCAGCTCGGTCACGTCGCCCGATTCGCCCCTCGTGTCGATCCCGGTCACCGCCGTGTCCACACCAGTACCGACACCGACGGACACCGGGCAGCCCGGCACTCCGTAG
- a CDS encoding penicillin-binding protein 2 gives MNKQLKRVSVVVLAMFVALLVSTTYITGVQADSLRADPRNSRAILQSYSAQRGAIVVGGKAVAESVPSKDQYKFLRTYTDGALYAPITGYYTLGEGATGIENALNKQLSGKSNEQFFDQINSLLTGKDPEGASVNTTIDPAVQKVAYDALGNNTGAVVAIEPSTGKILAMVSKGSYDPNQLASHDRASVLKSYDTLLHDSSQPLINRAIAGDLYFPGSTFKLVVASAAFESGKYTKDSKLPNPATFTLTGTSTKINNAEGGACGGGSTVTIETALVDSCNIPFAELGEKLGYDAINVQAKKYGFDSAVSIPQTATPSVFPATGGDDATLELQSFGQGSVRETPLQVAMTTATIANGGKEMSPTLIDTIQNPDLSYLEKFKAKSLGSPISESTASTLTTLMTEVVAKGTGTNARISGVDVAGKTGTAQTGESASDPYTLWFTGFAPAANPKVAVAVVVGNGGGQGQSLVGNTAAAPIAKQVMEAVLNK, from the coding sequence ATGAACAAGCAGCTGAAGCGCGTCAGCGTCGTGGTGCTGGCCATGTTCGTGGCCCTGCTGGTCTCGACGACGTACATCACCGGCGTCCAGGCGGACTCCCTCCGCGCCGATCCACGCAACTCGCGGGCGATCCTCCAGAGCTACTCGGCTCAGCGCGGCGCCATCGTCGTCGGCGGGAAGGCCGTGGCCGAATCGGTGCCCTCGAAAGACCAGTACAAGTTCTTGCGCACCTACACAGACGGGGCGCTCTATGCCCCCATCACGGGCTATTACACGCTCGGCGAGGGCGCGACCGGTATCGAGAACGCGCTCAACAAGCAGCTCTCGGGCAAGTCGAACGAGCAGTTCTTCGATCAGATCAACTCGCTGCTCACCGGCAAGGACCCGGAGGGGGCCTCCGTCAACACGACCATCGACCCCGCCGTGCAGAAGGTCGCCTACGACGCCCTCGGCAACAACACCGGAGCCGTCGTCGCCATCGAACCCTCGACCGGCAAGATCCTGGCAATGGTCTCGAAGGGCTCGTACGACCCCAACCAGCTCGCCAGCCACGATCGCGCCAGCGTGCTCAAGAGCTACGACACCCTGCTGCACGACTCGTCGCAGCCGCTGATCAACCGTGCCATCGCCGGCGACCTGTACTTCCCCGGGTCGACGTTCAAGCTCGTCGTCGCTTCGGCTGCCTTCGAATCGGGCAAGTACACCAAAGACTCGAAGCTGCCCAACCCGGCGACGTTCACCCTGACGGGCACCAGCACCAAGATCAACAACGCCGAGGGCGGCGCGTGCGGCGGCGGCTCGACCGTCACGATCGAGACCGCCCTGGTCGACTCGTGCAACATCCCCTTCGCCGAGCTCGGCGAGAAGCTCGGCTACGACGCGATCAACGTCCAGGCCAAGAAGTACGGCTTCGACTCGGCCGTCTCCATCCCCCAGACGGCGACCCCGAGCGTCTTCCCGGCGACAGGCGGCGACGACGCCACCCTCGAGCTGCAGTCGTTCGGCCAGGGCAGTGTGCGCGAGACGCCGCTGCAGGTGGCCATGACCACCGCGACGATCGCCAACGGAGGCAAAGAGATGAGCCCGACCTTGATCGACACCATCCAGAATCCCGACCTCTCGTACCTCGAGAAGTTCAAGGCGAAGTCGCTCGGCTCGCCCATCAGCGAGAGCACGGCCTCGACGCTCACCACGTTGATGACCGAGGTCGTCGCGAAGGGCACCGGAACCAATGCGAGAATTAGCGGTGTCGACGTCGCCGGCAAGACCGGCACGGCGCAGACCGGCGAGAGTGCATCCGATCCCTACACCCTCTGGTTCACCGGGTTCGCCCCGGCTGCGAACCCCAAGGTGGCTGTCGCGGTCGTCGTGGGCAACGGCGGAGGTCAGGGGCAGTCGCTCGTCGGCAACACGGCAGCGGCACCAATAGCAAAGCAAGTCATGGAGGCGGTGCTGAACAAATGA